The Sphingomonas sp. So64.6b genome includes a region encoding these proteins:
- a CDS encoding MFS transporter, whose protein sequence is MSTVNGSPTLPDDATERSWTPISVYTLAIVTIIYALNFLDRTILSIVLPLIKQDLHLSDTMLGLITGFAFVLLYSGLAVPIARLADRSNRRNILAAGCAAWSAMTVATGMVTSVAQLALSRFLMGAGEAAGIAPSAALLSDRFSARSRPLALSIMTAGSGIAALFMLPIAGIIAQHHGWRVTYFVAGGIGIVMAAILWLTVPEPARRGGPAPKLPFRDVWAKLRTRRSYPWICVAGALLAINAYAVLTWTPTFLMRVHGFGPAEAGASFGPIKGFANIVGVIFGGAITAWAARRNPRWLLLVPAIGAAIAMPAELVFLLSDDLPVAFTGLAIASFAGVIHFGPTYAALAAIVPTHMRATTTALFLFCVNMVGQIVGPLAIGWLNDRWAGTYGADAIRYSMVLGGICAFVAAIILIFASSRLVADLRDMEEEAA, encoded by the coding sequence ATGAGCACCGTGAACGGCTCGCCCACCCTGCCCGACGACGCCACCGAACGGTCCTGGACGCCGATCTCGGTCTACACCCTTGCGATCGTGACGATCATCTATGCGCTCAACTTCCTCGACCGCACGATCCTCAGCATCGTCCTGCCGCTGATCAAGCAGGACCTGCATCTGTCGGACACGATGCTGGGCCTGATCACCGGCTTCGCCTTTGTGCTGCTCTATTCGGGGCTTGCGGTGCCGATCGCGCGGCTGGCGGATCGATCCAACCGTCGCAACATCCTGGCCGCCGGCTGCGCGGCGTGGAGCGCAATGACGGTCGCGACCGGCATGGTGACCAGCGTGGCACAGCTCGCGCTTTCGCGATTCCTGATGGGCGCAGGAGAGGCAGCGGGGATCGCGCCCAGCGCTGCGCTGCTCTCCGACCGTTTCAGCGCGCGCAGCCGCCCGCTCGCGTTGTCGATCATGACCGCCGGGTCGGGCATCGCGGCTCTGTTCATGCTGCCGATCGCCGGGATCATCGCGCAGCATCATGGCTGGCGAGTCACCTATTTCGTCGCCGGCGGGATCGGCATCGTCATGGCCGCGATATTGTGGTTGACCGTGCCTGAACCCGCACGTCGCGGCGGCCCCGCCCCGAAGCTGCCTTTCCGCGACGTCTGGGCCAAGCTGCGGACGCGGCGCAGCTATCCCTGGATCTGTGTCGCGGGCGCGCTGCTGGCGATCAACGCCTATGCGGTGCTGACCTGGACGCCGACCTTTCTGATGCGCGTGCACGGCTTCGGCCCGGCCGAGGCCGGCGCCAGCTTCGGACCGATCAAGGGCTTCGCCAACATCGTCGGCGTAATCTTCGGCGGCGCGATCACCGCGTGGGCGGCGCGGCGCAACCCGCGCTGGCTGTTGCTGGTGCCGGCGATCGGGGCCGCAATAGCGATGCCGGCCGAATTGGTCTTCCTGCTGTCGGACGATCTGCCGGTCGCCTTTACCGGGCTGGCGATCGCATCGTTCGCCGGCGTGATCCATTTCGGCCCGACCTATGCGGCACTCGCCGCGATCGTGCCGACGCATATGCGCGCGACGACAACCGCGCTGTTCCTGTTCTGCGTCAACATGGTCGGGCAGATCGTCGGTCCGCTCGCGATCGGCTGGCTGAACGATCGCTGGGCAGGCACGTACGGCGCCGACGCGATCCGCTATTCGATGGTTCTGGGCGGCATTTGCGCGTTCGTCGCGGCGATCATCCTGATATTCGCTTCCAGCCGGCTGGTGGCGGACCTGCGCGACATGGAAGAGGAAGCGGCATGA
- a CDS encoding alpha/beta hydrolase has translation MHIVTSSGCRLNVVVDGPEDGKPILLSHYLGGRLETFDGQLSALAGRRVIRFDTRGHGASDAPPGDYSVAMLGADALAILDALDITRADFVGVSQGGMTGMWLAANFPERIDRLVLANTTAFIPNKPVWDELAAQARADGMADIARSTITSWLSDGFREAAPAQVEMLIGHMATMAALGYIGNTRALRDVDLRADLARIGAPTLVIGGAEDGPRGASVPIITAGVRHGHSTILPHAAHLSHIENPAAFNDALAQHLNS, from the coding sequence ATGCACATCGTCACCAGCAGCGGCTGCCGCCTGAACGTGGTCGTTGACGGGCCCGAAGACGGCAAGCCGATCCTGTTGTCGCATTATCTGGGCGGCCGGCTGGAGACGTTCGACGGCCAGCTATCCGCGCTCGCGGGGCGCCGCGTCATCCGCTTCGATACTCGCGGCCACGGCGCGAGCGATGCGCCGCCAGGCGACTATTCGGTCGCGATGCTCGGTGCCGATGCATTGGCGATCCTTGACGCACTGGACATCACGCGTGCCGATTTCGTGGGCGTGTCCCAAGGTGGCATGACGGGGATGTGGCTCGCCGCCAATTTTCCGGAACGGATCGACCGGCTGGTATTGGCGAACACCACGGCATTCATCCCGAACAAGCCCGTCTGGGATGAGCTGGCAGCACAAGCGCGGGCCGACGGCATGGCCGACATTGCGCGCAGCACAATCACCAGCTGGCTCAGCGACGGATTTCGCGAGGCTGCGCCGGCACAGGTCGAGATGCTCATCGGCCACATGGCAACGATGGCCGCGCTCGGCTATATCGGCAACACGCGCGCGCTCCGCGACGTGGACCTGCGCGCGGACCTGGCGCGGATCGGCGCCCCAACTCTCGTGATCGGCGGTGCCGAGGATGGCCCGCGTGGCGCCTCGGTGCCGATTATCACCGCTGGCGTGAGGCACGGGCACAGCACCATATTGCCGCACGCGGCACATCTTTCGCACATCGAGAATCCGGCGGCGTTCAACGACGCCCTTGCCCAACATCTGAATTCCTGA